The Corallococcus caeni genomic interval AGCTTCGCCATGGAGGCCTCCTCCGAGTACGGCTGCCCCGCGTCCGCGAGCCGCGCCGCGCGGTGCACCAGCAGGCGCGCCGCCTCCAGCTCCGTCTTCATGTCCGCCATCATCCAGCGCAGGCCCTGGAACTCACCGATGGGCTGACCGAACGCGGTGCGGTCCTTGGAGTACGCCACCGACTCCTCCAGCGCCCCGCGCAGCAGGCCCACCGACAGCGCGCCGATGGTGATGCGGCCCTTGTCGAGGATCTTGAGCGTGTCGATGAAGCCGCGGTCGACCTCGCCCACGATGGCGTCGTCACCGACCTCCACGTTCTCCAGGATGAGCTCGGCCGTGTCCGACGAGCGCATGCCCAGCTTCCCGTGGATGGAGCGCTGGCTGAAGCCGGGGATGCCCTTCTCCAGCACGAAGGCGGTGATGCCCTTCTGGCGCTTCTCCGGCGAGGTGAGCGCCAGCACCACGAACACGTCACCCACCGTGCCCTGGGTGATGAACATCTTCGCGCCGTTGAGCACCCACTTGTTGCCCTTCTTCACGGCGGTGGTGCGCATGCCGGACGCGTCCGAACCGGATCCCGGCTCGGTGAGGCCCCACGCGCCCAGCCACTCGCCGGTGGCGAGCTTGGGCAGGTAGCGCTGGTGCTGCGCCTTGTTGCCGAAGACGCGCACGTGGCTGGTCCCCAGGCCGTTGTGGCTGGCCACCGTGAGGGCGAGCGAGCCGTCGTAGCGGGCGATCTCCTCCACGGCCACCGCCACGGCGAGCGAGTCCATGGCCGCTCCGCCGTACTCCTCGGAGACGAGCATGCCGAGCACGCCCAGCTGGCCCAGCTCCTTCACCACCTCCATGGGGAACTTCTCGTCCTTGTCCCATTCCCGCGCGTACGGCTTCACGCGGCGTTCGCAGAATTCACGGAGGGAGGCCTGGAGGGCGCGGTGGCTTTCAGGAAGTTCGAAGTCCATGGTCGGGTGCGGAATCTAGAGCGTGAATGACGGGTGGGGAACTTCAGACCGGGTGGACGCCGTGCTTCTTCTCCGCACGGGGCTGGAACCGGTCCGCATAAAGCGAATAACGCTGCAGCAATTCCCCGCGCAGGGAGTCGCCAGGAATCACGGCGTCGATGATGAGCTCGCTGGCCAGCTTGTAGATGTCCACGTCCTGCTTGTACTCGTCGCGCAGCTTCTGGACGTAGGCCGGCCGCTCGGCCTCCGGCAGCTCTTGAATCTTGTTGAAGTAGACGGCGTTCACCGCCGCCTCCGGGCCCATCACGGCGATCATCGCCTGGGGCAGCGCCAGCGTGGCCTCCGGGGCGAAGCCCGGCCCGCTCATGGCGTAGAGGCCCGCGCCATAGGCCTTGCGCACCACCACGCAGATGCGCGGCACGCTGGCCTCCGACACCGCGGAGATCATCTTCGCGCCCGCGCGGATGATGCCCGCGCGCTCCACCTTGGTGCCGATCATGAAGCCCGGCACGTCCGACAGGTACAGCAGCGGAATGTTGAACGCGTCACACAGCCAGATGAACCGGGCCGCCTTGTCCGCGCTGTCCACGAACAGCACGCCGCCCTTGTACTTGGGCTGGTTCGCGACGATGCCCACCGGACGGCCGCCGATGCGCGCGAGGCCGGTGATCAGCTCCTGCGCGAAGAGCTTCTTCACCTCGAACCAGCTGCCCTCGTCGATGAGCTCCGTGATGAGGGCGTGCATGTCGAACGGCTTGTTCTGATCCGGCGGGACGATCTCATCCACGCGCTTGCCGCTGTGCTTGGGCGCCTTCAGCTCGACCGTGGGCGGGGCCTTGGAGAAGTTCTCCGGGAAGAAGGCCAGGTACTGCTTCGCCGCGGCGATGGCGTCCTGCTCCGTCTTCACCAGCACGTCGCCCACGCCGGACACGGAGCAGTGCATCTTCGCGCCGCCCATCTCCTCCAGCGTGACCTTCTCACCGATGACCATCTCCGCCATGCGCGGGCTGCCCAGGTACATGGAGGCGTTGCCCTCCACCATGATGACCAGGTCGCAGAACGCGGGGATGTACGCGCCGCCCGCGGCGGACGGGCCGAAGAGCAGGCAGATCTGCGGGACGAAGCCCGACAGGTGGACCTCGTTGTAGAAGATGCGGCCCGCGCCCCGGCGGCCGGGGAACATCTCCACCTGGTCCGTGATGCGCGCGCCCGCGCTGTCCACCAGGTACAGGAGGGGGCAGCGCTGCGCCCGCGCGGTCTCCTGGATGCGGAGGATCTTCTCCACCGTGCGCGCGCCCCAGCTGCCCGCCTTCACCGTGGAGTCGTTGGCCATGATGGCCACCGCGCGCCCGTCGATGCGGGCCATGCCGGTGATGACGCCGTCGGAGGGCAGCTCCGGGTCCAGGTTGTTGGCGAGCTTTCCATCCTCCACGAAGGAGTCCGCGTCCACGAGCAGCCGGATGCGCTCGCGCGCGAAGAGCTTGCCGGTCTCCGCGTTCTTCGCGTGGTACTTGGACGCGCCGCCCTTCTCCACCTGGGCGATCTTCTCAAGCAGTGTCTGGTCTGAGGACATGGCCGCCGTCCCATACCAAGAAACCCCAGGCCTGGCTGCCTTCTTGCCAGCCGAAGCACCAGCCGTGCCGTCCAGAGGACGACGCAAGGGGCTACGACAGAGCGCTTCGGGGGATGTCGCGGGGGGCCTCCCTGCCTACCTTGATGTCGCACGGGGGGTGTGCACCCAGGCGGGCCACGAACCGCCCCGTGAACCGCATCCGGCCCTGGAGGGACCCATGTTCAGAGCGAAGAAGGCGAAGTGGCAGACGAAGGCCCTGGCCAAGAGCAAGCTGTACCGCCAGTTCCTGGCGCACCAGCTGCTCGACCAGCTCCCCGAGTACGCCGACAAGGCGGGCAAGGTGGCCCGGAAGTCCTGGGACAACTTCGACCCGGACGACGCGCTGCGATATGTGGGATTGACGACGTACAAGCCGGCGCGCGCGGGCCTGGGCGGCCTGGGGGCGTTCCTGCTGGGCGCCGCCGCGGGCAGCATCGTGGCCCTGCTGATGGCCCCCAGCCGCGGCACGGAGCTGCGCACCACCGTCAAGGACAAGGCGATGGGCTACATCAACAAGCAGGGCGTGAACATCGGCGGCGAGAAGACCGCGAGCGCCTGAAGCCAGTCTGAATGAAGCAGGCAGGGGCAGCACGGTCCGCGAGCAACCGCGGGCCTGTTGCCCCTGTCGCTTTCGTGGGGCCTAGCGGCCTTTATAGACAGGGGGACGCTTCTCCGCGAAGGCGCGGAGCCCTTCCAGCCGGTCCTCCGTCTTGAGCACCTCCTCGTACTTCTTGAGCTCCAGCGCCAGCGCGTCGTCCAGCTCCAGGCCGGTGCCCTCGTCGATGGCGTGCTTCGCGGTGGCGACGGCGACGGGGGCGTTCTCCACGACGGCCTCCGCGAGCTGGAAGGCGACCTCCAGCAGGTGCCCTTCCGGGGCCAGCCGGTTCACCAGACCGATGCTGAAGGCCTCCGCCGCGTTCACGCGCCGGGCGGTGAGGATGAGGTCCTTCGCGCGCCCGGGGCCGATGAGCCGCGAGAGCCGCTGCGTGCCGCCGCCGCCGGGGATGATGCCCAGCTTCACCTCCGTGAGGCCCATCTCCGTGGCGGGCGAGGCGACGCGCAGGTCGCACGCCAGGGCCAGCTCCGTGCCGCCGCCGAAGGCCGCGCCGTTGATGGCGGCGATGAAGACGCAGTCGCTCTTTTCAATGGAGCGCAGGGTGACGCGCAGGCCGTTGAGGAAGGCGCGCACCTCGTCCTCCGACATGGTGGTGCGCTCCTTCAGGTCCGCGCCCGCGCAGAAGGCCTTGTCGCCCGCGCCGGTGAGGATGACGGCGCGCACCGCGCGGCCGGAGGACACGCGGGCCACAAGCGCGTCCAGCTCCTGGTGCATCGCGCGGCTGATGGCGTTGCGGCGGCTCTCCCCGTCGATGGTCCAGATCTCGATGGCGCCGCGCGCGTCGACCTTGAACTCCGGCATCTTCGCTCCCCGTGACGGACCGCGGTGGGCGGCCCGCGTGAATGGCGCGCAGCCTGAAACCTGTTCCCCAGTCTGGCAAGCCGTAAACGGATAGGATTTCGCCCATGCCTTCGTGCCCAACGACGAACCGCCCGTGGCGGTGGCTGCCCGGACTGCTCACCGTCTCCACCCTGCTCGTGCTCGCCCTGCCGCTCGTGGCCCTGGCGCGCGGCGGTGGCGGCGAGCACTACACCTCCGGACGCGACCGGGGCGGCGGCGGCGGTGGGGGTGACGGCCTGCCCCTCTGGCTGATCTTCGACCTCATCCGGATCCTCTTCCTGTATCCGAAGGTGACCATTCCGCTGCTCGTCATCGGCGGCGGGCTCTACTGGCTCTACAAGCGCAACCTGCACCCGGACGCCACCACCCGGCGCGCGTTGGATCAGCGCGAGGCGGAGGCGCGCACGGAGGTGTCCGGCCGCGACGTGCAGGGCTGGGTGAACGCGCTGAAGCTCAAGGACCCGTCCTTCGAACTGGAGCCCACGCTGGAGAAGGTGCGCTGGCTCTTCCTCGAGCTGCAGAAGTCCTGGTTCCGGCGGGACATGACGCCGGTGCGCCCCTTCCTGTCGGACGCGACGTGGCAGCGCTTCAACGTGCAGCTGGCGCTGATGCAGGCGCAGGGCGTGCGGGACGCGCTCGCGGACATGAAGGTGCTGGACGTGCAGCTCATCGGCCTGCACCAGACGAACTGGTACGACAGCATCCACGTGCGCGTGCGCGCCAGCATCCGCGACACGGACGTGCCCGCGAACCAGACGGACGCGCAGGCCATGGCCGCCGCCAGCCGCGTGGCCCCGGAGGTCTTCACGGAGGTGTGGACCTTCGTGCGCAAGCCGGGCGCGCAGACGCGCATCGGCGAGGACCTGTTCCAGGGCAAGTGCCCCAACTGCGGCGCGCCCTACAAGGGCGGCGCGTCCAACACCTGCGAGTTCTGCAACGCGGTGGTGAACTCCGGCAACTACGACTGGACGCTCTCTGAAATCACGCAGGGCGTGGAGCACGTGCGCCACCACAAGCAGGTGGACGGCCTGATGCAGGCGCGCGAGGCCGACCCCGCGCTCAACCTGGAGATGCTGGAGGACCGCGCGTCGCTGCTGTTCTGGAAGTGGATCGACGCGCAGAGCCGCAACGAGACGCAGCGCCTGTCCAAGGTCGCCAACGCGGACGCCCTCACGAAGCTGGACGCGGAGCTGGGCCAGCTGGCGAAGCAGGGCCGGCGGCGCGTCTTCCTGGAGTGCGCGGTGGGCGCGGTGGACGTGCGCGCGCTGGAGGTGCACCCGGAGTCCTTCGACGAGGCGCAGGTCGAGATCCGCTGGAGCGCCCGCATGGGCGTGGGCCCCGTGAACGAGAAGCCCCCCAGCCTGCCCACGGTGCCGCAGCGCTGGGTCTTCACGCTGCTGCGCCGCCACGGCGCGAAGACGAACACGGACACCGGTATGTCCACGGACCGCTGCCCGCAGTGCAACGCGCCCACCACCAACAGCGCGGCCAACACCTGCGAGTTCTGCGGCACGGTGCTGGGCAACGGCGAGCGCGACTGGGTGCTCGCGTCCGCCCTCCCCTTCGAGTCCTGGAACGTGCACCACGCGCGGCAGACGAGCGCGAACGCAGCCCGCTACCAGCAGCGGCGCCAGGCCGAGCGCGGCACCGTCGCGCCCCCGCCCATGGACGTCGGCGGACACGCCCAGGGCGACGGCGACGGCGACCGGGTGGTGACGGACGTGAAGGAGCGCGAGCGGCTGCTCTACATGATGGCGTCCATCGCCGCCGCGGACGGTGAAGTCACCGCCGCCGAGCGCCGCCTGCTCAAGCTGTGCGCGGAGCGCTGGAGCGTGTCGTGGCCCAACGTGGAGATGGCGCTCAACGCCGGGCCCCAGCTCTTCGAGCGCCTCGTCCCGCGCGGCAGCCCGGAGGCGGAGGTGTTCCTGCGCCACATCGTGGACATGGCGCTGGTGGACGGCCGCATCGACCGCAAGGAGCGGCGCATGCTGCAGATCGCCGCCCAGCACCTGGGCCTGGAGGAGCAGCTGACGGCGATGCTCGGGGACCGCTAGTCACGCGGTCCCTGGTAGGGGCCTTCAGGTCTGCGCGCGGCGGGAGGCCTTCTTGTCCCGTTCACCCAGCGCGGCCTGGAGGTACTTGCCCGCGAGCTTCCGGCCGATGAGCTCCTGGGCGATCTCCCCGGCCTCCACCAGCTT includes:
- a CDS encoding acyl-CoA dehydrogenase family protein → MDFELPESHRALQASLREFCERRVKPYAREWDKDEKFPMEVVKELGQLGVLGMLVSEEYGGAAMDSLAVAVAVEEIARYDGSLALTVASHNGLGTSHVRVFGNKAQHQRYLPKLATGEWLGAWGLTEPGSGSDASGMRTTAVKKGNKWVLNGAKMFITQGTVGDVFVVLALTSPEKRQKGITAFVLEKGIPGFSQRSIHGKLGMRSSDTAELILENVEVGDDAIVGEVDRGFIDTLKILDKGRITIGALSVGLLRGALEESVAYSKDRTAFGQPIGEFQGLRWMMADMKTELEAARLLVHRAARLADAGQPYSEEASMAKLFASEAAMRGCNKAVQIHGGYGYTREFPVERYLRDAKLCEIGEGTSEIQRTIIARETFKGA
- a CDS encoding TIM44-like domain-containing protein, whose protein sequence is MPSCPTTNRPWRWLPGLLTVSTLLVLALPLVALARGGGGEHYTSGRDRGGGGGGGDGLPLWLIFDLIRILFLYPKVTIPLLVIGGGLYWLYKRNLHPDATTRRALDQREAEARTEVSGRDVQGWVNALKLKDPSFELEPTLEKVRWLFLELQKSWFRRDMTPVRPFLSDATWQRFNVQLALMQAQGVRDALADMKVLDVQLIGLHQTNWYDSIHVRVRASIRDTDVPANQTDAQAMAAASRVAPEVFTEVWTFVRKPGAQTRIGEDLFQGKCPNCGAPYKGGASNTCEFCNAVVNSGNYDWTLSEITQGVEHVRHHKQVDGLMQAREADPALNLEMLEDRASLLFWKWIDAQSRNETQRLSKVANADALTKLDAELGQLAKQGRRRVFLECAVGAVDVRALEVHPESFDEAQVEIRWSARMGVGPVNEKPPSLPTVPQRWVFTLLRRHGAKTNTDTGMSTDRCPQCNAPTTNSAANTCEFCGTVLGNGERDWVLASALPFESWNVHHARQTSANAARYQQRRQAERGTVAPPPMDVGGHAQGDGDGDRVVTDVKERERLLYMMASIAAADGEVTAAERRLLKLCAERWSVSWPNVEMALNAGPQLFERLVPRGSPEAEVFLRHIVDMALVDGRIDRKERRMLQIAAQHLGLEEQLTAMLGDR
- a CDS encoding YtxH domain-containing protein, producing MFRAKKAKWQTKALAKSKLYRQFLAHQLLDQLPEYADKAGKVARKSWDNFDPDDALRYVGLTTYKPARAGLGGLGAFLLGAAAGSIVALLMAPSRGTELRTTVKDKAMGYINKQGVNIGGEKTASA
- a CDS encoding enoyl-CoA hydratase-related protein produces the protein MPEFKVDARGAIEIWTIDGESRRNAISRAMHQELDALVARVSSGRAVRAVILTGAGDKAFCAGADLKERTTMSEDEVRAFLNGLRVTLRSIEKSDCVFIAAINGAAFGGGTELALACDLRVASPATEMGLTEVKLGIIPGGGGTQRLSRLIGPGRAKDLILTARRVNAAEAFSIGLVNRLAPEGHLLEVAFQLAEAVVENAPVAVATAKHAIDEGTGLELDDALALELKKYEEVLKTEDRLEGLRAFAEKRPPVYKGR
- a CDS encoding acyl-CoA carboxylase subunit beta, which translates into the protein MSSDQTLLEKIAQVEKGGASKYHAKNAETGKLFARERIRLLVDADSFVEDGKLANNLDPELPSDGVITGMARIDGRAVAIMANDSTVKAGSWGARTVEKILRIQETARAQRCPLLYLVDSAGARITDQVEMFPGRRGAGRIFYNEVHLSGFVPQICLLFGPSAAGGAYIPAFCDLVIMVEGNASMYLGSPRMAEMVIGEKVTLEEMGGAKMHCSVSGVGDVLVKTEQDAIAAAKQYLAFFPENFSKAPPTVELKAPKHSGKRVDEIVPPDQNKPFDMHALITELIDEGSWFEVKKLFAQELITGLARIGGRPVGIVANQPKYKGGVLFVDSADKAARFIWLCDAFNIPLLYLSDVPGFMIGTKVERAGIIRAGAKMISAVSEASVPRICVVVRKAYGAGLYAMSGPGFAPEATLALPQAMIAVMGPEAAVNAVYFNKIQELPEAERPAYVQKLRDEYKQDVDIYKLASELIIDAVIPGDSLRGELLQRYSLYADRFQPRAEKKHGVHPV